The Proteus terrae subsp. cibarius genome contains the following window.
TATAACGTAAAAAGTAGCATTGTGCGCGATGGATTTCTAGTGGTTCCAATAAAAATAGCGCCCGAGTAAAGGCGCTATTAATTAAATAACGATAATAAATAGTCATGTTTTTTATTTAATAAAAGACATTAGCACTGTTCCAAATTTATAATTCGGATTTATGATCTATTTATAATTTAAAAATAAATAAGATTGAGTACAATGCCATTATTAATATTAAATAATTTCTTCTATTACGTTAAATTGATTATTTTTTAAAGTCAGCATCAATGACTTGATAAAATGCATTGCCTGTATCTGCAATATTCCAAACACCTAAAATAACCTGATAACCTGAACGCTCTGGTATATTACAATTTAATTTTACGGTTTCTGTTGGTATTTTCCCATTATCATCTTGTTGACAAAATGGTGTTAAATCAAAAGCAGCACGAGTCAGTGGTTTATTTACATCCCACTCTGGTTTGGTAATAAAGAATTGCCATGAAGCTGTACTGTGTTTAGCGGTTAATGTCCATTTAAAGGTATTTTCTCCACTTTTCATTACTACTTTATGCCAGCGATCAGCACTTTGTTCATTTAAAGCAGAAAAAGCGTCTTTTCCACCACTGGCAATTTGACCATCAGCAGGCCCGCCATTAGGAAATCCTTTTTTCCCTTCAATTGATTGAGGTTCATACTGTATTGGACCACAATCTTTATTTAAATTTTTCCCTTTTGCTGAACAAAGAAAAGCTCTACTGGGAGGGACATCAATATAGCCATGTTTTAACGTCACATCAGCTGACGCTGTTGAAATAAAACCCGCTGATGATAATAATAATGTTGCAGTGAATACCATAAGTTTATTTTTCTTCATAATAAAGCCTCATAATTATTAATAAGTGTTTTTAAATATAATGATTGCATCAATCACAATATATACTAGTCAAAAAAAGATAATTAAATATTGATTTATTTATATTTGTGAGCAATATCGCTATTTAATTTAATATTAAAATGGAACTAACACGGTAATTTAATATTTATTAGATGATGATATTTTACTGGAATAATAAATAAAAATAATTTCTTAATATTATTAAAAATAAAGTCGCAAATAAACACTTAAATAGAATATTTACGAACTGCTTAATTATTAAGATAAATTTTATTATAAAAAATCTTACAATAAAAAGTTAAAACAGCGCATTGATATAATCAGAGGTAAATCCACGATATTGTAGATAGCGAATTTGCTTGGCTCTCTCTTTAAAGTCTTTGGGTTTAGCTGTACCGAATTTTTTTTCTTTAAGATCTTGGCAAAGTGCGTACCAATCAGTATCTGTTTCTTCTAATACGCGTTCAATAATTTCGCTAGGAAATCCTTTTAGTCGTAACTCTTGGCGAATACGTAACGGCCCATAGGATTTATTTAAATAACTACGAAAGAAACTATAAATAGTTCGATTGTCATCGAGATACTGGCTTTCAAGTAAACGTTCGATCACTTGAGGCAAACATTCGGGAGCCGTCGGTGAATCTTTCTCAGTTTCGCGAATTCGGCGTTCGATTCGACGTTGTAGTTCACTTGTACTGTAATCACGACGAGACAGCATAAAAATAGCGTACTGATAAAGCTCTTGATAGGTCATAACGTTCCTTTATTAAAAGAGTCCATATAAAACGACTATTATCTTAACGGTTTATCACCGAAATAGCTTATTTCAGTGTTAATTTCATCAGTAATATCGAGAGAAATAAAACAATAATAATTAAAAGAAGAGTTACTATTCTCTTTTAGAATTTTAATCGACCAGTTTTATTGAGATTTTCTTAGGGAAAATAGGGGTATTAACTTAATAATCCCTTAATAATACTACAATAATGCGAAATACAAGCATCAATTACTGTATATCGCACTTATAGCTGGTGACCATCTATTAGAAAAAGATTAAAATTTCCGGCTACTCTTTTACTACTTACTTTTTTAATTTTCTGTGGGTTATGTATGAACTTTTCCAATTTAAATAAGGTGGTGTTGACCGCCTCCCTTCTTGCGACTGGCTTCTCTTATGCGGATAGCGATCGTCCACTGTTGTCTTTAAGTGTTAGCCAATCTGGTGGTACTGCTTTAAATAATGAAGGTTCATTAGATACTCGTACCCCAGCAAGCCAATCTCGTGTTTTACCCATTTGGGGCGATGAAGCTCGTTCCCGTGGTTATGATATTCCAGAGCCTTTTGGTGCTAGCTATAGTTATATGAATCTACGCCAAGATATTATTGTAGATAAGATCGGTTTTATCATGCCAGCAAACCCAGAAACAGCAAAAGCACTAAAAATAGATGCAGGTCATACTCGTGAAAAAAGTGAAACCCATATGCTAAAACTGGATAGTTGGGTCTTTCCATTTTTGAATGTTTATGGGCTATATGGAAAAACTAAAGGAACCTCCAATACTATACTAGCAGGCGGTAGTTTGGGTCCTATCCCATTAGATTTTCTACTTAAAGATAAGCCTTTTAAATTAGATTTTGAAGGTAAAACTTATGGTGCAGGCTTTACTTTAGCGGGTGGCTATAACCAATTCTTTACTACTTTTGACTTAAACTATACCAAAACAAATCTAGATATCTTAGACGGTGATATTAAAGCGTTAATAATCTCACCTCGTGTAGGTTATGAGTTTGTTTTTGAGCCTTTAATATCAGGCCAAGGTAATACTAAATTGCAAATTTGGACAGGTGCAATGTATCAAGATATTACCCAACGCTTTAAAGGGAATATTAATGGTTTAAATCTCCCACCAGATTTTGCTGGTTTTATTGAAGAAATGGGTGATCCTAATATGAAATTCGATGTTGAACAGCATCTTGCCCATAAATGGAACCAAACTGTAGGTGCGCGTTTAGAAGTGACTCGTAATTTTAATGTGATCACTGAGCTTGGTTTCAACAACCGTAATAGCTTCTTTGTTTCAGGTGAGTTCCGTTTTTAATGGTTAAATACCCCTTTATTTTTGGGCTGGCATTTGCCAGCCTATTTATTTCGCATACAGCACAAGCTCAACTCTTTCCCGATAGACAACAAATAGACCAATGGCTAGTTGGATTAGGGGGAGAAAATAACTTCGACCGCAGTAAAACTATTGACTGGGGCGTATTACCGGGCCCATTTTATACACCAGAACTTGAATTGGGTGTAGGTATCGCCCTTGTTGGTCTTTATCAAGCGGATAGTCGCCCTGATAGCAAAATCTCGTCTCTTTCGTTAAGTGGCTTTGGTTCATCAACTGGTGCTTTCGGTATGACCTTTAGCAACTACACTTATCTGGCTGATGATACATGGCGCTTTTATCTCACTGGAACACTAAATAATGTCCCCACTAATTATTGGGGAAAGGGTTATCACGAAGGGCGTGTAAAAGATCATTTCGGCGAATTTCGCTCTCAAGAA
Protein-coding sequences here:
- a CDS encoding regulatory protein RecX yields the protein MTYQELYQYAIFMLSRRDYSTSELQRRIERRIRETEKDSPTAPECLPQVIERLLESQYLDDNRTIYSFFRSYLNKSYGPLRIRQELRLKGFPSEIIERVLEETDTDWYALCQDLKEKKFGTAKPKDFKERAKQIRYLQYRGFTSDYINALF
- a CDS encoding lytic polysaccharide monooxygenase, which encodes MKKNKLMVFTATLLLSSAGFISTASADVTLKHGYIDVPPSRAFLCSAKGKNLNKDCGPIQYEPQSIEGKKGFPNGGPADGQIASGGKDAFSALNEQSADRWHKVVMKSGENTFKWTLTAKHSTASWQFFITKPEWDVNKPLTRAAFDLTPFCQQDDNGKIPTETVKLNCNIPERSGYQVILGVWNIADTGNAFYQVIDADFKK